One stretch of Streptomyces sp. MMBL 11-1 DNA includes these proteins:
- a CDS encoding flavodoxin family protein has protein sequence MRALALVCTLNASPARSSSQFLAEQVMAQFARHDVQGEIVRVADHDVRPGIGVDLGEGDAWPSLREKVLAADILLIATPIWLGHPSSVCQLVLERLNAESSETDDQGRPHTYGKVAAVAVVGNEDGAHKVSADVFQGLNDVGFSLAPGAVTYWVGEAMHGTDYQDLDETPEAVASTTAALAANAAHLARLLSGHPYPAA, from the coding sequence ATGCGTGCGCTCGCCCTTGTCTGCACCCTGAACGCCTCACCTGCCCGCTCCAGCAGCCAGTTCCTCGCCGAGCAGGTCATGGCCCAGTTCGCACGCCATGACGTACAGGGAGAGATCGTCCGGGTGGCCGACCACGACGTCCGTCCGGGGATCGGGGTTGACCTGGGCGAAGGCGACGCCTGGCCGTCCCTGCGGGAGAAGGTTCTGGCCGCCGACATCCTCCTGATCGCCACACCCATCTGGCTCGGACACCCCTCCAGCGTCTGCCAGCTGGTCCTGGAGCGCTTGAACGCCGAGTCCTCCGAGACCGACGACCAGGGCCGCCCGCACACCTACGGCAAGGTCGCCGCCGTCGCTGTCGTCGGCAACGAGGACGGCGCGCACAAGGTCAGCGCCGACGTGTTCCAGGGACTCAATGACGTCGGCTTCTCGTTGGCCCCCGGGGCCGTCACGTACTGGGTCGGCGAAGCCATGCACGGCACCGACTACCAGGACCTGGACGAGACTCCCGAAGCCGTCGCCTCGACGACCGCGGCCCTCGCGGCCAACGCCGCGCACCTGGCCCGCCTGCTCTCCGGCCACCCCTACCCGGCGGCCTGA
- a CDS encoding SigB/SigF/SigG family RNA polymerase sigma factor, whose translation MAVDTRYADDPDTAADFRRLAELPDGPVRERLRGRIICAWLPMAHRLAARYRNRGENLEDLRQVAAVGLVNAVDRFDPAVARAFAPFAIPTITGEIKRHFRDRLWTVHVPRRVQNLRNTVRLARAELSAAGLPTSLAHIAEHTGLSEDEVRQGDEALHGFSALSIDAEISAGDGDALLGDSLGTVDEAFDLVLDREAARLGILCLEEREKRVLYLRFFADLTQSAIAAELGVSQMHVSRLITESCRRVREHSARGAGVREEPGGPGHARSV comes from the coding sequence ATGGCCGTCGACACCCGGTATGCCGACGACCCCGACACGGCAGCGGACTTCCGGCGGCTCGCCGAGCTGCCCGACGGGCCGGTGAGGGAACGTCTGCGGGGGAGGATCATCTGTGCCTGGCTCCCCATGGCCCACCGTCTGGCGGCCCGCTACCGCAACCGTGGTGAGAACCTGGAGGATCTGCGTCAGGTCGCGGCCGTGGGCCTGGTCAACGCCGTGGACCGCTTCGACCCGGCGGTCGCCCGCGCCTTCGCGCCCTTCGCCATCCCCACCATCACCGGCGAGATCAAGCGGCACTTCCGTGACCGGCTGTGGACCGTGCACGTCCCCCGCAGAGTCCAGAACCTGCGCAACACCGTCCGCCTCGCGAGAGCCGAACTGTCCGCCGCCGGCCTGCCGACGTCGCTCGCCCACATCGCCGAGCACACGGGACTGAGCGAGGACGAGGTGCGCCAGGGAGACGAGGCACTCCATGGCTTCAGCGCCCTGTCCATCGACGCCGAGATCTCCGCCGGAGACGGCGACGCGCTGCTCGGCGACAGCTTGGGCACCGTCGACGAGGCCTTCGACCTGGTGCTCGACCGCGAAGCGGCCAGGCTCGGCATCCTCTGTCTGGAGGAGCGCGAGAAGCGCGTCCTCTACCTGCGCTTCTTCGCGGACCTGACACAGAGCGCCATCGCCGCGGAACTGGGCGTTTCCCAGATGCATGTGTCCCGTCTCATCACGGAGTCCTGCCGCCGCGTCCGTGAGCACTCGGCACGTGGAGCGGGCGTACGGGAAGAGCCTGGCGGCCCCGGACACGCGCGCTCCGTCTGA
- a CDS encoding MDR family NADP-dependent oxidoreductase: MKIAKWVVREHVEGVPDVDRVYEKVVENLDVTLAPDEMLLRTLYVSVDPYLQGIALDTPLGRHMGADSIMEVVEAGPRAAHRVGDLVQGFGGWRTHVISNGAPELWQTGTFPMVFPAYRRLDPRWYDDALPLPTALSVMGGPGMTAWGTLTKYMTISPGETLVISGASGSVGALVGQLAALAGARVIGTTSSPEKADYLTGLGFDTVIVYRHGDGADTVREALAQAAPDGVDRYFDNLGGAVTDAVFPMLNIGSQVAVCWQWATQVGNESTGPRLLPYLMFPRATVRGIFSLEWFTEQNWQDLHTDLGGRVRRGEVVCDHTLHRGFDRIPAAYGSLFGDRAANRGKVLVEL, translated from the coding sequence ATGAAGATCGCCAAATGGGTGGTCCGCGAACACGTCGAGGGAGTCCCCGACGTGGACCGCGTCTACGAGAAGGTCGTCGAGAACCTCGACGTGACCCTCGCCCCCGACGAGATGCTCCTGCGCACGCTGTACGTCTCCGTCGACCCCTACCTCCAGGGCATCGCCCTCGACACCCCCCTCGGCCGGCACATGGGCGCCGACTCGATCATGGAGGTGGTGGAGGCGGGACCACGCGCCGCCCACCGCGTCGGCGACCTCGTGCAGGGCTTCGGCGGCTGGCGCACCCATGTGATCAGCAACGGCGCGCCCGAACTCTGGCAGACCGGCACGTTCCCCATGGTCTTCCCGGCCTACCGCAGGCTCGACCCCCGGTGGTACGACGACGCCCTGCCGCTGCCGACCGCCCTGAGCGTGATGGGCGGCCCCGGCATGACCGCCTGGGGGACCCTGACCAAGTACATGACGATCAGCCCCGGCGAGACCCTCGTCATCAGCGGGGCCTCCGGCTCGGTGGGCGCGCTCGTCGGTCAGCTCGCCGCGCTCGCCGGCGCCCGGGTGATCGGCACCACCTCGTCCCCGGAGAAGGCGGACTACCTCACCGGCCTCGGGTTCGACACCGTGATCGTCTACCGCCACGGGGACGGCGCGGACACCGTCCGGGAAGCACTCGCACAGGCCGCCCCCGACGGAGTCGACCGGTATTTCGACAACCTCGGTGGCGCGGTCACCGACGCCGTGTTCCCCATGCTCAACATCGGGAGCCAGGTGGCGGTGTGCTGGCAGTGGGCGACCCAGGTCGGCAACGAGAGCACCGGCCCCCGGCTCCTGCCCTACCTGATGTTCCCGCGCGCCACCGTCCGCGGCATCTTCTCCCTGGAGTGGTTCACCGAACAGAACTGGCAGGACCTCCACACCGACCTGGGCGGCCGTGTCCGGCGCGGCGAAGTTGTCTGCGACCACACCCTGCACCGCGGCTTCGACAGGATCCCCGCCGCCTACGGCAGCCTCTTCGGTGACCGGGCGGCCAACCGGGGCAAGGTGCTCGTCGAACTCTGA
- a CDS encoding DUF6479 family protein — MTTLIELTSAQGPHLAAQEWAGGTVPFIVGLFVVALLIGTVVWRTRKGSRPPRPEEQRRRSTAAFSTPDEPRDAGDFGEEGERLSPHQMKGYGNTGGPARSEDGRSGGHGSGGHGA, encoded by the coding sequence ATGACGACGCTGATCGAGCTGACCTCCGCTCAGGGACCGCATCTCGCCGCCCAGGAGTGGGCCGGCGGAACCGTTCCGTTCATCGTGGGCCTCTTCGTGGTGGCCCTGTTGATCGGCACGGTCGTCTGGCGGACCCGCAAGGGAAGCCGCCCGCCGCGCCCGGAGGAACAGCGGCGCCGTTCCACGGCGGCCTTCAGCACGCCGGACGAGCCCCGTGACGCCGGTGACTTCGGAGAAGAGGGCGAGCGGCTCTCACCCCACCAGATGAAGGGGTACGGCAACACGGGTGGGCCCGCCCGATCGGAGGACGGCCGAAGCGGCGGGCACGGCAGCGGCGGGCACGGAGCTTGA
- a CDS encoding SDR family oxidoreductase yields the protein MKNDSPHPGKRVVVTGATGNVGTSVVRALAADPDISSVLGLARRRPALEISKVAWDTVDLSRPSSEERLTGLLDGAYAVVHLAWRFQPTHDPLVTWQSNVLGSQRVFDAAARCGVPALVHASSVGAYSPGPKDEPGVDEQWPTHGWPDAAYCREKAYLERILDTFELRHPQIRVVRMRPGFLFKETAASEQRRIFAGRHAPGPLLRPDLLPFVPDLEGLRFQVLHTDDAADAYRLAVLRDVRGPFNLAADPVIDARGLADLLDARVVRIPRALVRTVLAGAWRAHAVPASPHLFDAVLRLPVLDSGRARDTLGWQPARTAEDALGAFLRGVRAGAGENTAPLAGRKIG from the coding sequence GTGAAGAACGACAGCCCCCACCCGGGCAAGCGGGTCGTGGTCACGGGGGCCACCGGCAACGTCGGGACCAGCGTGGTCCGCGCGCTCGCCGCGGACCCGGACATCTCCTCGGTCCTCGGGCTGGCCCGCAGAAGGCCCGCGCTGGAGATCTCGAAGGTGGCATGGGACACCGTCGACCTGTCCCGGCCCAGCAGTGAGGAACGGCTCACCGGCCTCCTGGACGGCGCCTACGCCGTCGTCCACCTGGCCTGGCGATTCCAGCCCACCCACGACCCGCTGGTGACCTGGCAGAGCAATGTGCTGGGCTCCCAGCGCGTCTTCGACGCCGCAGCGCGCTGCGGCGTTCCCGCCCTGGTGCACGCCTCCTCCGTCGGCGCCTATTCTCCGGGACCCAAGGACGAGCCCGGCGTGGACGAGCAGTGGCCCACCCACGGCTGGCCGGACGCGGCCTACTGCCGGGAGAAGGCCTACCTGGAGCGGATCCTCGACACGTTCGAGCTGCGCCACCCGCAGATCAGGGTGGTACGGATGCGCCCCGGCTTCCTCTTCAAGGAGACGGCCGCTTCCGAACAGCGGCGGATCTTCGCCGGCCGCCACGCCCCCGGCCCCCTCCTCCGGCCCGACCTGCTGCCGTTCGTGCCCGACCTTGAGGGGCTGCGTTTCCAGGTGCTCCACACCGACGACGCCGCCGACGCCTACCGGCTGGCCGTGCTCCGCGACGTACGCGGCCCCTTCAATCTGGCGGCGGACCCGGTCATCGATGCCCGCGGGCTCGCGGACCTGCTCGACGCCCGGGTCGTGCGGATTCCCAGGGCGCTGGTGCGCACCGTGCTCGCCGGGGCGTGGCGAGCCCATGCCGTACCTGCCTCCCCCCACCTGTTCGACGCGGTGCTGCGGCTGCCCGTGCTGGACTCCGGCCGGGCCCGCGACACGCTGGGCTGGCAGCCCGCCCGCACGGCGGAGGACGCGCTGGGCGCGTTCCTGCGCGGCGTACGCGCGGGGGCGGGCGAGAACACCGCGCCGCTGGCGGGACGGAAGATCGGCTGA
- a CDS encoding SDR family oxidoreductase — translation MANHAQPQDPNELHPRPEFPQQDQEHPGWTGPMDPPPDHGEESYRGSGLLDGLKTVITGGDSGIGRAVALAFAREGADVLLTHLPEEEKEAEETVRLVEDSGRRAVPVICDIRDEKQCRSLVERALSEFGRIDVLVNNAAYQMSRPEGISAISTEQFDRVVRTNLYGMFWLCKSALPHIPAGGSIINTTSVQAYKPSPHLLDYAMTKGAIVTFTQGLAQMLASDGIRVNAVAPGPVWTPLIPATLPDTAEFGKQSPLGRPAQPAEMAPAYVFLASANASYITGEIMNATGGTPLP, via the coding sequence ATGGCGAACCACGCACAACCGCAGGACCCCAACGAACTGCACCCCCGCCCGGAATTTCCCCAGCAGGACCAGGAACACCCCGGCTGGACCGGCCCCATGGACCCGCCACCCGACCACGGCGAGGAGTCCTACCGGGGGTCGGGACTGCTGGACGGCCTGAAGACGGTGATCACCGGTGGTGATTCGGGCATCGGACGCGCGGTCGCTCTCGCCTTCGCACGTGAGGGTGCGGATGTCCTGCTGACTCATCTCCCCGAGGAGGAGAAGGAGGCCGAGGAGACCGTCCGCCTGGTGGAGGACAGCGGCCGCAGGGCGGTGCCCGTCATCTGCGACATCCGGGACGAGAAGCAGTGCCGCTCGCTCGTGGAACGCGCCCTCTCCGAGTTCGGCCGCATCGACGTCCTGGTGAACAACGCGGCCTACCAGATGTCCCGGCCGGAGGGGATCTCTGCCATCTCCACCGAGCAGTTCGACCGCGTGGTGCGCACCAACCTCTACGGAATGTTCTGGCTCTGCAAGAGCGCCCTGCCGCACATCCCGGCGGGCGGGTCGATCATCAACACCACCTCGGTGCAGGCGTACAAGCCCAGCCCCCATCTGCTGGACTACGCGATGACCAAGGGGGCGATCGTCACCTTCACCCAGGGCCTGGCCCAGATGCTGGCCTCCGACGGCATCCGCGTCAACGCCGTCGCCCCCGGCCCCGTCTGGACACCCCTCATCCCGGCGACCCTGCCCGACACCGCCGAGTTCGGGAAGCAGAGCCCGCTCGGCCGCCCCGCCCAGCCCGCGGAGATGGCACCGGCCTACGTCTTCCTGGCCTCCGCGAACGCCTCGTACATCACCGGCGAGATCATGAACGCCACCGGCGGCACACCGCTTCCCTGA
- a CDS encoding RNA polymerase sigma factor SigF, translating into MSTSTDISAPAIGEIAGLPRIDDPRGVAPKDARALGTLFFEQLQVLEEGTQEYQYARNTLIEMNLSLVHFAAKRFRNRGSGEMEDIVQVGTIGLIKAIDRFELSREVEFTSFAVPYIVGEIKRFFRDSTWAVHVPRRLQELRVTLARAKEELAGRLDREATIAELAQHLRISEEEVIEGIVASNGYTAGSLDLPIGSERNSAETVTYGDIKGENDPALELVENLHALAPLMKCLDERERAIVRMRFGQDMTQAQIGERLSLSQMHISRLLNRILAKLRKGMLAQC; encoded by the coding sequence ATGTCGACGTCCACGGATATCTCTGCCCCGGCTATCGGCGAAATAGCGGGGCTTCCGCGGATCGATGACCCGCGTGGTGTCGCGCCGAAGGACGCCCGTGCGCTCGGGACGTTGTTCTTCGAACAGCTGCAGGTTCTCGAAGAGGGCACTCAGGAGTACCAGTACGCGCGCAACACGCTGATCGAGATGAATCTTTCCCTGGTGCACTTCGCGGCGAAGCGGTTCCGTAACCGTGGCAGCGGCGAGATGGAGGACATCGTCCAGGTCGGGACGATCGGCCTGATCAAGGCCATCGACCGGTTCGAGCTGTCGCGGGAGGTGGAGTTCACCTCGTTCGCCGTCCCCTACATCGTCGGGGAGATCAAGCGGTTCTTCCGCGACTCCACCTGGGCCGTTCATGTCCCACGACGTCTGCAGGAACTGCGGGTCACCCTGGCCCGGGCGAAGGAAGAACTCGCGGGCCGACTGGACCGTGAGGCGACGATCGCCGAACTCGCCCAGCACCTGCGCATCAGTGAGGAAGAGGTGATCGAGGGCATTGTCGCCTCCAACGGCTATACCGCGGGCTCCCTCGACCTGCCCATCGGTTCCGAACGGAACAGCGCCGAGACCGTCACCTACGGAGACATCAAGGGCGAAAACGATCCCGCCCTGGAACTGGTCGAGAACCTGCACGCACTGGCACCGCTGATGAAGTGCCTGGACGAACGCGAACGCGCGATCGTCCGCATGCGCTTCGGTCAGGACATGACCCAGGCCCAGATAGGTGAGCGCCTCTCGCTCTCCCAGATGCACATCTCGCGGCTGCTCAACCGCATTCTGGCCAAGCTCCGCAAAGGCATGCTCGCGCAGTGCTGA
- a CDS encoding alcohol dehydrogenase catalytic domain-containing protein, producing the protein MRALTYQGKRDVRVETVPDPRIQDPTDIIVRITSTGICGSDLHLYEVLGPYLDPGDILGHEPMGVVEEVGAEVTAVAPGDRVVVPFNVSCGHCYMCGQGLHSQCETTQVREWGTGASLFGYTKLYGQVPGGQAEYLRVPFGNDLPIKVPHGPSDDRFVYLSDVLPTAWQAVQYADIPPGGSVTVLGLGPIGAMAARIALHRGAGLVIGVDLVPERLDRVSAYGATCLDLRRHGKDLGEAVRDLTDGRGTDAVIDAVGMEAHGAPMAKAAHTAVGLLPDAVGRRLMQTAGIDRLTALHTAIDLVRRGGTISVSGVYGGSADPMPLLTLFDKQIQLRMGQANVKRWVDDLLPLLVDDDPLGVDSFATHHVPLEEGPGAYATFQKKADGMIKTLLIP; encoded by the coding sequence GTGCGCGCACTGACCTATCAGGGAAAGCGTGACGTCCGGGTGGAGACCGTCCCGGACCCACGGATCCAGGATCCGACGGACATCATCGTCAGAATCACGTCCACCGGGATCTGCGGCTCCGACCTGCACCTTTACGAGGTGCTCGGGCCCTACCTCGACCCCGGCGACATCTTGGGGCACGAACCCATGGGTGTGGTCGAGGAGGTCGGGGCCGAGGTGACCGCTGTCGCGCCGGGCGACCGGGTCGTGGTGCCCTTCAACGTGTCCTGCGGTCACTGCTACATGTGCGGGCAGGGGCTTCACTCGCAGTGCGAGACCACCCAGGTGCGCGAGTGGGGTACCGGTGCGTCCCTGTTCGGGTACACCAAGCTCTACGGGCAGGTGCCGGGAGGCCAGGCCGAGTATCTGCGGGTCCCCTTCGGCAACGACCTGCCCATCAAGGTCCCGCACGGGCCGTCGGACGACCGGTTCGTGTATCTCTCCGATGTCCTGCCCACCGCCTGGCAGGCCGTGCAGTACGCGGACATCCCGCCCGGCGGCAGCGTCACCGTCCTCGGCCTCGGCCCGATCGGCGCCATGGCCGCCCGGATCGCCCTCCACCGGGGAGCCGGCCTCGTCATCGGCGTGGACCTGGTCCCCGAACGCCTCGACCGGGTCAGCGCGTACGGCGCCACCTGCCTCGACCTGCGCCGCCACGGCAAGGACCTCGGCGAGGCCGTCCGCGATCTCACGGACGGGCGTGGCACCGACGCGGTGATCGACGCCGTCGGCATGGAGGCCCACGGCGCGCCCATGGCCAAGGCGGCACACACCGCGGTCGGGCTGCTGCCCGACGCGGTCGGACGGCGCCTCATGCAGACGGCGGGCATCGACCGCCTCACCGCGCTGCACACCGCGATCGACCTGGTGCGCCGGGGCGGCACGATCTCCGTCTCCGGGGTGTACGGCGGGTCCGCCGACCCGATGCCCCTGCTCACCCTGTTCGACAAGCAGATCCAGCTGCGCATGGGCCAGGCCAACGTCAAGCGCTGGGTCGACGATCTGCTGCCGCTGCTGGTCGACGACGACCCACTGGGCGTGGACTCCTTCGCGACCCACCATGTGCCCCTCGAAGAGGGGCCCGGGGCGTACGCGACGTTCCAGAAGAAGGCCGACGGAATGATCAAAACCCTGCTCATCCCCTGA
- a CDS encoding class F sortase: MTLSVTFSLVAGIVWVSSDSSQDTQTVTAARGSDAAGGGREPFRRAPHRPDKHVPASHAPLVPSRPLKVAIPAIFIEAAVTGLGLDAKGRLEAPPLSKPKLTGWYEKGPSPGENGTALLVGHRDTRTGPAIFLNLNALRRGDKVDVVRADRKTAVFTVDAVKTYTKDKFPDDKVYGDTGRPELRLLTCGGRFDEKAGYSANVVVFAHLTSWKKAA; this comes from the coding sequence ATGACGCTGAGCGTGACGTTCTCTCTGGTGGCCGGCATCGTCTGGGTGTCCTCGGATTCGTCCCAGGACACCCAGACGGTCACCGCCGCCCGCGGCAGCGACGCCGCGGGCGGCGGGAGAGAGCCGTTCCGACGGGCACCGCACAGACCCGATAAGCATGTGCCCGCCTCGCACGCCCCTCTGGTGCCCTCCCGCCCCCTGAAGGTCGCCATCCCCGCCATCTTCATCGAGGCGGCGGTCACCGGACTCGGCCTCGACGCGAAGGGCCGGCTCGAAGCCCCGCCGTTGAGCAAGCCCAAGCTCACGGGCTGGTACGAGAAGGGGCCGTCGCCCGGTGAGAACGGCACGGCCCTCCTCGTGGGCCACCGGGACACCAGGACCGGCCCCGCCATCTTCCTCAACCTCAACGCCCTGCGCCGGGGCGACAAGGTCGACGTGGTGCGCGCGGACCGCAAGACCGCGGTGTTCACGGTGGACGCGGTGAAGACGTACACGAAGGACAAGTTCCCCGACGACAAGGTGTACGGGGATACGGGGCGGCCCGAACTCCGGCTGCTGACCTGCGGCGGGCGCTTCGACGAGAAGGCGGGTTACTCGGCGAATGTGGTGGTCTTCGCCCACCTCACCTCATGGAAGAAGGCGGCCTGA
- a CDS encoding cysteine hydrolase family protein yields the protein MGNSALVVVDMINAYDHPDADLLVPSVRTALPHIVRLIARARSEHVPVIYANDNFGEWRSHHGEIVEKTLSGENAELVEPILPDDESLFVVKARHSIFYETPLSYLLAQLGADHLVLCGQVTEQCVLYSALDAHIRQLRVTVPGNAVAHIHSDLADAALRMMERNMGARIIPADDVTF from the coding sequence ATGGGAAACAGTGCTCTCGTCGTGGTCGACATGATCAACGCCTACGATCATCCGGACGCCGACCTGCTCGTTCCCTCCGTCCGGACGGCACTCCCCCACATCGTCCGGCTCATCGCCCGCGCCCGCTCGGAACACGTCCCTGTCATCTACGCGAACGACAATTTCGGAGAATGGCGATCCCACCACGGAGAGATCGTCGAGAAGACGCTCTCGGGAGAGAACGCGGAGCTCGTCGAACCCATCCTTCCGGACGATGAATCACTCTTCGTCGTCAAGGCCCGGCACTCGATCTTCTACGAGACGCCGCTCAGCTATCTGCTCGCCCAGTTGGGCGCCGATCACCTCGTACTGTGCGGACAGGTCACCGAACAGTGCGTGCTGTATTCGGCGCTCGACGCCCACATCCGGCAGCTGCGCGTCACCGTCCCCGGGAACGCCGTGGCACACATTCACAGCGACCTCGCCGACGCGGCTCTGCGCATGATGGAACGCAACATGGGAGCCAGGATCATCCCAGCGGACGACGTCACGTTCTGA
- a CDS encoding cytochrome P450 — protein sequence MTTIDPTQPVPEPMHRLFFEAPGPPRPAELPDGGPAWLVSRYGDVRHVLSDPRFGRAQLYAPDAPALSGVPDLVNDPDLMFNQDGPDHLRLRRTLRRAFTPRAVARWRPWIAAIVEELLDRLETRRRPADVVAEFTLPLPVAVISRLMGLDESAWGRMRHWSEHAFSDGTHEGEQVASVLKDFSAFGADLLAERRRTPGEDLISSLVAAADEEGDVPEAQLVSLVCGLVVGGHDSTMTMLGNALLYLLGERRETWPRLGADEEAAGRLVDRLVHLVPLGDDRGSTRHAAEDVEVGGVTIPAGAIVLADCGMANRDPEVFPPATLHDLFAPLEAPTLSFGAGPHYCLGAWLARTELQLALHRLAARFPDLRLAAPMDTVAWRTGTTSRSPQRLDVRW from the coding sequence TTGACCACCATCGACCCCACGCAGCCAGTCCCGGAGCCGATGCACCGTCTGTTCTTCGAGGCCCCCGGGCCGCCCCGCCCCGCCGAGCTGCCGGACGGCGGCCCCGCCTGGCTGGTCAGCCGGTACGGCGACGTCCGCCACGTCCTCTCCGACCCGCGGTTCGGCCGGGCACAGCTGTACGCACCCGACGCGCCCGCCCTCTCCGGCGTCCCCGACCTGGTGAACGACCCCGACCTGATGTTCAACCAGGATGGCCCCGACCATCTGCGGCTGCGCCGCACCCTGCGACGCGCGTTCACCCCGAGGGCCGTCGCCCGCTGGCGGCCGTGGATCGCCGCGATCGTGGAGGAGCTCCTCGACCGGCTGGAGACGCGTCGGCGACCGGCGGACGTCGTCGCCGAGTTCACCCTCCCGCTGCCGGTGGCGGTGATCAGCCGTCTCATGGGGCTCGACGAGTCCGCGTGGGGCCGGATGCGGCACTGGAGCGAACACGCCTTCTCCGACGGCACCCACGAGGGCGAACAGGTGGCATCGGTCCTCAAGGACTTCAGCGCGTTCGGCGCGGACCTCCTCGCGGAGCGGCGCCGGACGCCGGGCGAGGACCTGATCAGCAGTCTGGTCGCGGCGGCCGACGAGGAAGGAGACGTCCCCGAGGCCCAGTTGGTCAGCCTGGTGTGCGGCCTGGTGGTCGGCGGCCACGACAGCACCATGACCATGCTCGGCAACGCGCTGCTCTACCTTCTGGGCGAACGCCGCGAGACCTGGCCCCGCCTCGGCGCCGACGAGGAGGCCGCCGGACGCCTCGTGGACCGCCTCGTCCATCTCGTCCCGCTGGGCGACGACCGGGGCAGCACCCGCCACGCCGCCGAGGACGTCGAGGTCGGCGGGGTGACGATCCCGGCCGGTGCGATCGTGCTCGCCGACTGCGGCATGGCCAACCGCGACCCGGAGGTCTTCCCGCCCGCAACCCTCCACGACCTGTTCGCCCCGCTGGAGGCCCCCACGCTCTCCTTCGGCGCCGGTCCCCACTACTGCCTCGGCGCCTGGCTTGCCCGCACGGAGCTCCAGCTCGCCCTGCACCGCCTGGCCGCCCGCTTCCCGGACCTGCGCCTGGCCGCACCCATGGACACGGTCGCGTGGCGGACCGGGACGACCTCCCGCAGCCCGCAGCGGCTGGATGTCAGGTGGTAG
- a CDS encoding pyroglutamyl peptidase gives MTHRLSATTRLGLGGVALLLVVVGPALPAAAAPADTARTLTAATVEEQRLDRAAPREILRRSGFDAFAPRFERALRGSGGYAQAERTVTRHASALWERAVDRAQGRGPATGDLSRGDDRPLYWARLALSRELRAWTPRFTLSDERRRALHAALETSSRGQDDIRFPGHRVKRVLVTGFDPFTLDRDARIGNPSGASALALDGTLVRTADGPARIETAVFPVRWTDFAEGTVERVLARHLPHLDLFTTVSQGRQGRFDVERTNGAWRGGFPDNENEASTGTVPVDDPGSQPQWTTTTLPYRRLVAAETGPFPVYDNTEVTEIPAGGTQPVTRPHGPTPGSASRAGGGGDYLSNEIAYRATLLRDRLGLPELPGGHLHTPVLRFGAENTDPQTGAVTDPDFERNRSDIVGQVGELVRTAVGEAD, from the coding sequence GTGACGCACCGACTCTCCGCAACCACCCGGCTCGGCCTTGGCGGTGTGGCGCTCCTGCTCGTTGTCGTGGGCCCCGCCCTGCCCGCCGCGGCTGCCCCGGCGGACACCGCCCGCACCCTCACGGCGGCGACCGTAGAGGAGCAGCGCCTCGACCGGGCCGCCCCGCGGGAGATCCTGCGGCGGAGCGGATTCGATGCCTTCGCCCCGCGTTTCGAGCGCGCCCTGCGGGGCTCCGGCGGCTACGCGCAGGCCGAGCGAACGGTGACCCGCCACGCCTCCGCGCTGTGGGAGCGCGCCGTGGACCGGGCCCAGGGCCGCGGACCCGCCACGGGCGACCTGAGCCGGGGCGACGACCGCCCGCTGTACTGGGCCCGACTCGCGCTCAGCCGCGAACTGCGTGCGTGGACGCCCCGGTTCACGCTCTCCGACGAGCGGCGCAGGGCGTTGCACGCCGCTCTGGAGACCTCCTCGCGCGGCCAGGACGACATCCGCTTCCCGGGCCACCGCGTGAAGCGGGTCCTTGTCACCGGGTTCGACCCGTTCACCCTGGACAGGGACGCCCGGATCGGCAATCCCTCGGGGGCGAGCGCGCTCGCCCTGGACGGCACCCTGGTACGGACCGCCGACGGGCCGGCCCGGATCGAGACCGCCGTCTTCCCGGTGCGCTGGACGGACTTCGCGGAGGGAACCGTCGAGCGGGTGCTCGCCCGCCATCTGCCGCACCTGGACCTGTTCACCACCGTCAGCCAGGGCCGCCAGGGCCGTTTCGACGTGGAGCGCACCAACGGCGCCTGGCGCGGAGGCTTCCCCGACAACGAGAACGAGGCGAGTACCGGGACCGTCCCCGTCGACGACCCCGGCTCACAGCCGCAGTGGACTACGACCACACTCCCGTACCGCCGGCTCGTCGCAGCGGAAACGGGCCCCTTCCCCGTGTACGACAACACCGAGGTCACCGAGATACCGGCAGGCGGCACCCAGCCGGTGACCCGGCCGCACGGACCCACGCCCGGTTCGGCGTCGCGGGCCGGAGGCGGCGGCGACTACCTCTCCAACGAGATCGCCTACCGGGCCACCCTGCTGCGCGACCGGCTGGGGCTGCCGGAGCTGCCGGGCGGCCATCTGCACACGCCGGTCCTGCGGTTCGGCGCGGAGAACACGGACCCGCAGACGGGCGCCGTCACCGACCCGGACTTCGAGCGCAACCGCTCGGACATCGTCGGTCAGGTGGGCGAACTGGTGAGGACGGCGGTGGGGGAGGCGGACTGA